TGTTGCCGGTAGAATTATCGCAAATTTCCCCGACTATTTAACCCCTGAACAGAGGATGCCGGATTATCTGGCTGAGCTGGGGGAGCTGACCCAGAAGCCTGAGGCCAACATCATCAAACTGCCCAACGTCAGTGCCTCAATTCCTCAGTTGAAGGCAGCCATCAAGGAACTGCAGGAGCAGGGATATAAGCTGCCTGACTATCCTGAAGAGCCGAAAACCGATGCAGAAAAAGAGTTGCATGCCCGTTACGCCAAGTGTCTGGGAAGCGCAGTTAACCCGGTTCTGCGTGAAGGTAACTCTGACCGCCGTTCGGCAAAGGCTGTTAAAGAATATGCCAAAAAGCATCCCCACAAGATGGGCGCATGGTCTGCCGATTCCAAAACCCATGTATCTTGGATGGAGTCGTCTGACTTCTATGAGAATGAAAAATCAGTAACCATGGAAAAAGCCGGCAACGTAAAGATTGAGTTTGTTGATAAGGCCGGTAACGTCACCGTGTTGAAAGAGAAACTGGCGCTGCAGGCCGGTGAGATTCTTGACGGCACTTTCATGAGCGCCAAGGCACTGCGTAAATTCATTCAGGAGCAGATTGATGATGCCAAGGCCAAAGGGGTACTGTTCTCAGTTCACCTGAAAGCCACCATGATGAAAATCTCCGACCCGATTATGTTTGGTCATTTTGTTGAGGTCTACTACAAAGATGTCTTTGAAAAGCATGCCGCAACCTTCAAGGAGCTTGGCGTTAACCCTGATCTTGGTATGGGTGACCTCTATCTGAAGATTGCCAAACTTCCTGCTGATAAAAAAGCTGAAATCGAAGCTGATATTCAGGAGGTCTACAAGAAGCAGCCGCCTCTTGCCATGGTTGATTCCGACAAGGGGATCACCAACCTGCACGCCAGTAACGACATCATCATCGATGCTTCCATGCCGGTGGTTATCCGTGATTCCGGCGGTATGTGGGGCCCGGACGGCAAGCTGCACGATGTCAAGTGCGTCGTACCTGATCGTTGCTATTCCCGCTGGTATCAGGTATGCGTTGATTTTTGCAAGAAGCATGGCCAGTTTGATCCGACCACCATGGGCTCAACCTCTAACGTTGGTCTGATGGCTCAGAAGGCAGAAGAGTACGGTTCACACGACAAGACCTTCAAGATTGCAGCAGACGGTACCGTGCGGGTTGTTGATGAGGCAGGCAATGTGCTGATTCAGCACGACGTTGAAGCAGGTGACATCTGGCGTGGTTGCCAGGCCAAAGACCTGCCGATTCAGGACTGGGTCAAGCTGGCAGTACGTCGCGCCCGTGCAACCGGTGCACCGGCCATCTTCTGGCTGGACAAGAATCGTGCACATGATGCCCAGATGATTGAAAAGGTTAACAAGTACCTGAAGGATCACGACACCAACGGTCTCGATATCCAGATTATGGCACCGGTTGAAGCTATGCAGTTTACCTGCGAGCGTGCAAAGGCTGGTAAAGATACCATCACCGTTACCGGTAATGCCCTGCGGGATTACTTGACCGACCTGTTCCCGATTCTTGAGCTGGGTACCAGTGCCAAGATGCTTTCCATCGTGCCGCTGTTGGCTGGTGGAGGTCTCTTTGAAACCGGTGCAGGCGGTTCTGCTCCCAAGCATGTGCAGCAGTTTGTTCAGGAAGGTTATCTGCGTTGGGATTCACTGGGCGAGTTCCTGGCTCTGGCTGTTTCCCTTGAGCACTTGGCTGCTACCTTCAAGAACGAGAAGGCTCAGCTGCTGGCTGACACCTTGGATCAGGCTAACACCAAGTTCCTGGATCAGAACAAGAACCCGGCTCGTAAGGTTGGTCAGATCGATAACCGTGGCAGCCACTTCTACCTGGCCATGTACTGGGCAGAGGCACTGGCTGCTCAGACCAAGGACGCAGATCTGGCAGCGCGTTTCGCCAAGGTAGCCAAGCAGCTTCAGGAGAATGAAGAGAAGATCAATGCAGAACTGATCGGCGCTCAGGGCAAACCACAGGATCTGGGTGGTTATTACAACACGGATCCGGTCAAAACTGAAAAGGCAATGCGTCCAAGTGCAACACTGAACGCTATTGTAGATGCCATTTAAGCTTCTGTTGTTTCGGGGAGTCGGTCTTTCCGGCTCCCCTCTTGTATTTAAGGCATAAATGGTTGTTGGTGTAAAAATCGATACACATACCAAACGAGGAGGAAGAGACAATGGGACGTAAGAAGATTTCATTGATTGGTGGCGGACAGATTGGTGGCGTTCTTGCTCAACTTTGCGCACTGCGTGAACTGGGTGACGTTGTTATGTTTGACATCGTTGAAGGTATGCCCCAGGGCAAGATGCTGGACATCGCTGAGGCATCACCGGTTGATGGTTTTGACGTCTGCCTGCAGGGCACTCAGGACTACAAAGATATCGCAGGTTCCGATGTGGTTATTGTAACTGCCGGTCTGCCCCGTAAGCCCGGTATGAGCCGTGATGACCTGATCGCAACCAACTCAAAAATCATGACCTCTGTTGCAGAAGGTATCAAGCAGTACGCTTCCAACGCCTTTGTTATCATCATTTCCAACCCGCTGGATGCTATGGTTACCCTGTGCCAGAAAATCACCGGCATGCCGGCTAACCGCGTTGTCGGTCAGGCTGGCGTGCTTGACTCAGCACGCTTCAAGGCTTTCATCGCTTGGGAGCTGGGCGTGTCTGTGAAAGACGTTTCTGCCATGACTCTGGGCGGCCACGGCGACGACATGGTTCCTCTGGTGCGCTACGCTGCGGTAAACGGCATTCCTGTTATGGAACTGCTTGAGCAGAAGTACGGTGCAGAAAAGGCCAAAGAAGTCATGGAAGCCATGGTTAACCGCACCCGTCTGGCTGGTGGCGAAGTTGTTGCTCTGCTGAAGACCGGTTCTGCTTTCTACTCTCCGGCTTCTTCTGCAATCGCTATGGCAGAGTCTGTGCTGAAAGACCAGAAGCGCGTACTGCCGACCTGCTGCCTGCTGAATGGTGAGTTCGGCGTTAATGGATACTACGTTGGCGTTCCTGCTGTTCTGGGGGCAAGCGGCGTAGAAAAGATTCTGCAGTTCAAACTGGATGCAACCGAGCAAGCCATGATGGATAAGTCTGTTGCAGCAGTAAAAGGCCTGGTTGACAGCCTTGACAGCATCCTGAAAGGTTAATTCGCCTTTTACAGGCTCTGTCGTGCCTGCAAGAGAAGGGTGGTATATACGCCGCCCTTCTCTTGCCGCATAAAGAGCCTTTATTTCACACCTCCGAATACGGATAGAAGGAGTTGAGCCGATGTCTGAAGAAAAGAAGCTGCCACGTATTGAGATTATCGAGAAGTACTGTAAGGGCTGCCACATCTGTGTGGAGTTCTGTCCCACCAAGGTTCTTGAAATGAAAGGTTTTGTCGTCTCTGTCAAGGATCTGGAGAAGTGCATCAAGTGCATGCAGTGCGAACTGCGTTGCCCTGACTTTGCCATCAAAGTTCACGCCGAATAATAAGACGGGAGGATTTCAAAGTGTCAAAAAAAGTCGGTTTTTTGCAAGGTAACGAGGCAGCTGCCCACGGCGCTCTGTATGCCGGTTGCAAGTTCTTCGCCGGTTACCCCATTACCCCCTCCACAGAAGTATCGGAGGTTTTGTCCATTGAGCTGCCTAAAGTAGGCGGCAAGTTTATCCAGATGGAAGATGAGATCGGCGCCATGGCTGCCCTGTTGGGTGGTGCTCTGGCCGGCCAAAAAGCGCTGACATCCACTTCAGGCCCCGGTCTGTCCCTGAAGCAGGAGCTGATCGGCTATGGCTGCATTGCGGAGATCCCTTGCGTTGTGTACAACGTTATGCGCGGTGGCCCATCAACCGGTATGCCTACCGGACCTTCACAATCAGACGTTATGTGCGCCCGTTGGGGTACCCACGGTGACCACGCCACTATCGCCCTGATGCCTGCTTCTGTTCAGGAAACCTACGACATGATCGTACGTGCTTTCAACCTGGCAGAGAAGTACCGTATGCCGGTACACGTACTGCCGGATGAGATCGTTGCTCACATGCGTGAGCGGATTGAATTCCGTGAGCCGGGCGAACTGGAAGTAATCGATCGTACCGCTCCTTCTGTTCCTCCTTCAGAGTACAAGCCATACGATACCAAGTTCGGTGATGTGCCTCCCCTGGCTGCTTTCGGTTCCGGCTACAAGTTCCACGTAACCGGTCTGAACAAGCTGCCGGACGGCTTCCCAACCACCAAGGCTGAGTATGTCCAGGCTGAAGAAGAGCGTCAGATCCGTAAAGTTACTGCCAATATTGATGAGATTGTTGAGTTTGAAGAGTTCATGCTTGACGATGCAGAAATCTGTGTAGTTGCCTATGGTTCAACCTCCCGTTCCGCTCGTTATGCGGTGAATGAGGCACGTGAGAAGGGTATCAAGGCCGGTATGTTCCGGATCAAGACCTTCTGGCCCTTCCCGGACAAGCAGATCAAGGCCCTGGCCGATAAGGTTAAAGGCTTCATCGTACCTGAAATGAACCTGGGTATGTGCAGCCTTGAGATCGAGCGCTGCGCACAAGGCAAGGCTCAGATCCTCGGCATCAATCGTGTTGACGGCGAGCCGATCAACCCTGAGCAGATCCTTGAGAAGATGAAGGAGGTTAAGTAACCATGGCTTTTGATTACGAAAAATTTATCCGTCCGGGCAAATTGCCCCATATCTGGTGCCCTGGTTGCGGCCACGGTATTGTCATGAAGGGCCTGATCCGTGCCATGGACAGCCTCAACCTGAAGAAGGAAGAGACTGCTATCGTTTCCGGTATCGGTTGTGCCTCCCGTCTGCCCGGCTACATTGATTGCTGCACCCTGCACACCGCTCACGGCCGTGCAGCTGCCTTTGCAACCGGTGTTAAGCTGGCCAAGCCTGAAATGAACGTGATCCTGGTCGGCGGCGACGGCGACGGTACTGCCATTGGTGGTAACCACTTCATCCATGCCTGCCGTCGTAACATCAACATGACCTATATCATCATGAACAACTATATCTACGGCATGACCGGTGGTCAGTTCTCACCTTGTACCCCCACCGGCCACAAGGCTTCAACCACCCCTTACGGCAACCCTGACCCGGGCTTTGACGTGGCCAAGCTGGCCATCGGTGCCGGTGCTACCTTTGTCGCCCGCGGTACTGCCTTCCACGCCAATCAGATCGACAAGCTGATTGCTGAAGCTATCCAGCACAAAGGCTTCTCAGTGGTTGAGATCCTGGATGACTGCCCCACCACCTATGGCCGTCGTAACAAGTTCAAGTCGGTCGTCGAGATGATGAACCGTCTGAAGGAAGTTGCTGTACCGGTGAAAGCTGCCGAGAAGATGACTGCCGAGCAACTGCAGGGTAAGGTGCTGACCGGTGTTCTGCACAAGGTTGAGCGTCCTGAGTACTGCGAAGAGTACGCTAAGGTTATCGAGCGTGCAGGCGGCAACAAATAGGAAATGATTCTTTTCCGCTCTGGCTTCGTTGTCTTTCGGTCGTGCGTACTCGACGTACTGTAAGGTGCGCCTTCGTCGCACTTCCTCGGACAGCCTGGCCAGAACGGAAAACTGTTCATTTCCTGATAAAGGGATAATTACTCTGAAAAAGGAGAAGATAGATGGCCAGGTATGAATTACGTTTTTCCGGCGCCGGCGGACAAGGTCTGATCACTGCGGGGATCATCCTTGCTGAGGCAGCTTCCATCCACGAAGGCAAGCAGGCAGTACAGTCCCAGAGCTATGGCCCTGAGGCTCGTGGTGGTGCTTCCAAGTCAGAGGTCATCATTGATGATGTGCCGGTTGACTACCCCAAGGCAACCAAGGTTGATGCCCTGCTGGCCCTGACCCAGGAAGCCTGTGACAAGTACAGCGCTGACCTGAAGGATTCAGGTATCCTGCTGTATGACACCGATCTGGTAACCAAGTTGCCGGAAGGTGGCTTCAAAAAGGTTGGCTTCAACATCATCAACACTGCTAAAAACGAAGTGGGCCGTGAAATTGTTGCCAACATCGTTGCCCTTGGCGCCATGATCGCCCTGACCGGCGTTGTTTCCCGTGAAAACGGCTTGAAGGCCGTTCTCTCCCGCGTGCCAGAGGCATTTCTGGAGCTGAACGAGAAGGCCTACGCTGCCGGATTCGACAAGGCAAAGGCTGCAGCTGCCTAAGCTTTGTTGTTTTTTGCTGTAACAGACCGGCCCGGTGCATTTTGCGTCGGGCCGGTTTTCGTTTAAGGAAAGGGGCTGGAGATGAGCGGCAAGATCGTTATGATTACCGGTGCGTCATCGGGATTTGGAGCTGCCTGTGCCAGGGTTTTTGCAGAGCAGGGCAACCGTTTGGTCATTGCAGCCCGCAGG
Above is a window of Trichlorobacter lovleyi SZ DNA encoding:
- a CDS encoding 4Fe-4S binding protein, with product MSEEKKLPRIEIIEKYCKGCHICVEFCPTKVLEMKGFVVSVKDLEKCIKCMQCELRCPDFAIKVHAE
- a CDS encoding 2-oxoacid:ferredoxin oxidoreductase subunit beta → MAFDYEKFIRPGKLPHIWCPGCGHGIVMKGLIRAMDSLNLKKEETAIVSGIGCASRLPGYIDCCTLHTAHGRAAAFATGVKLAKPEMNVILVGGDGDGTAIGGNHFIHACRRNINMTYIIMNNYIYGMTGGQFSPCTPTGHKASTTPYGNPDPGFDVAKLAIGAGATFVARGTAFHANQIDKLIAEAIQHKGFSVVEILDDCPTTYGRRNKFKSVVEMMNRLKEVAVPVKAAEKMTAEQLQGKVLTGVLHKVERPEYCEEYAKVIERAGGNK
- a CDS encoding NADP-dependent isocitrate dehydrogenase; amino-acid sequence: MATESAKIIWSKIDEAPALATYSLLPIVNAFTKAAGVVVETRDISVAGRIIANFPDYLTPEQRMPDYLAELGELTQKPEANIIKLPNVSASIPQLKAAIKELQEQGYKLPDYPEEPKTDAEKELHARYAKCLGSAVNPVLREGNSDRRSAKAVKEYAKKHPHKMGAWSADSKTHVSWMESSDFYENEKSVTMEKAGNVKIEFVDKAGNVTVLKEKLALQAGEILDGTFMSAKALRKFIQEQIDDAKAKGVLFSVHLKATMMKISDPIMFGHFVEVYYKDVFEKHAATFKELGVNPDLGMGDLYLKIAKLPADKKAEIEADIQEVYKKQPPLAMVDSDKGITNLHASNDIIIDASMPVVIRDSGGMWGPDGKLHDVKCVVPDRCYSRWYQVCVDFCKKHGQFDPTTMGSTSNVGLMAQKAEEYGSHDKTFKIAADGTVRVVDEAGNVLIQHDVEAGDIWRGCQAKDLPIQDWVKLAVRRARATGAPAIFWLDKNRAHDAQMIEKVNKYLKDHDTNGLDIQIMAPVEAMQFTCERAKAGKDTITVTGNALRDYLTDLFPILELGTSAKMLSIVPLLAGGGLFETGAGGSAPKHVQQFVQEGYLRWDSLGEFLALAVSLEHLAATFKNEKAQLLADTLDQANTKFLDQNKNPARKVGQIDNRGSHFYLAMYWAEALAAQTKDADLAARFAKVAKQLQENEEKINAELIGAQGKPQDLGGYYNTDPVKTEKAMRPSATLNAIVDAI
- the mdh gene encoding malate dehydrogenase; its protein translation is MGRKKISLIGGGQIGGVLAQLCALRELGDVVMFDIVEGMPQGKMLDIAEASPVDGFDVCLQGTQDYKDIAGSDVVIVTAGLPRKPGMSRDDLIATNSKIMTSVAEGIKQYASNAFVIIISNPLDAMVTLCQKITGMPANRVVGQAGVLDSARFKAFIAWELGVSVKDVSAMTLGGHGDDMVPLVRYAAVNGIPVMELLEQKYGAEKAKEVMEAMVNRTRLAGGEVVALLKTGSAFYSPASSAIAMAESVLKDQKRVLPTCCLLNGEFGVNGYYVGVPAVLGASGVEKILQFKLDATEQAMMDKSVAAVKGLVDSLDSILKG
- a CDS encoding 2-oxoacid:acceptor oxidoreductase family protein codes for the protein MARYELRFSGAGGQGLITAGIILAEAASIHEGKQAVQSQSYGPEARGGASKSEVIIDDVPVDYPKATKVDALLALTQEACDKYSADLKDSGILLYDTDLVTKLPEGGFKKVGFNIINTAKNEVGREIVANIVALGAMIALTGVVSRENGLKAVLSRVPEAFLELNEKAYAAGFDKAKAAAA
- a CDS encoding 2-oxoacid:acceptor oxidoreductase subunit alpha — translated: MSKKVGFLQGNEAAAHGALYAGCKFFAGYPITPSTEVSEVLSIELPKVGGKFIQMEDEIGAMAALLGGALAGQKALTSTSGPGLSLKQELIGYGCIAEIPCVVYNVMRGGPSTGMPTGPSQSDVMCARWGTHGDHATIALMPASVQETYDMIVRAFNLAEKYRMPVHVLPDEIVAHMRERIEFREPGELEVIDRTAPSVPPSEYKPYDTKFGDVPPLAAFGSGYKFHVTGLNKLPDGFPTTKAEYVQAEEERQIRKVTANIDEIVEFEEFMLDDAEICVVAYGSTSRSARYAVNEAREKGIKAGMFRIKTFWPFPDKQIKALADKVKGFIVPEMNLGMCSLEIERCAQGKAQILGINRVDGEPINPEQILEKMKEVK